The Panicum hallii strain FIL2 chromosome 9, PHallii_v3.1, whole genome shotgun sequence genome has a window encoding:
- the LOC112872614 gene encoding uncharacterized protein LOC112872614 isoform X1, with product MQGGIARAALCPKARRATFGCPAARVRHVPRGLSGGGGGKWCGAAAAGERARDVPGVADARPVAEGRHAAGARAPPRGARRGSVAGAAALIVGTSIGSGILAVPQRTAPAGFIPSAACMVTCWAFLVAEALLIAEINVHLRRRRDKDVSHGGGGGGGLDLEVISVKSMAQETLGAWGGHLAAAAYLFLAYTSMVAYASKSGEVLSRLVAGVPEPVSGAAFTAALALLVAGGGTGVTDRVNQVLTFAMTGLLLAIEVSAVAVGGGLSLPPNANWEQVPAALPVIIFTLVFHDMAPVICAYLEGDLARIRLSILLGSLVPLVSLLVWDDIALGLATDLSGLDILDMLKTEWSYTVVETFSLLAVGTSLIGTLLGASQFFIEQLTNLASSPSAQEHDIMKEKINKGIGVFRKEDGSGHPGAVAILEKNRLSYIATGIVVVPTMVIAATVPDSFSIATDIAGGYCMTILYGVLPPLMAWAIGSNLSGPGAGLADEELPKDRRGKWDMTSASAKPVLVGMGVFSALMVLEQMVQDLLSFKAALVP from the exons atgcaggggggcatcgcgcgcgcggcgctgtgccCCAAGGCCCGCCGCGCCACGTTCGGCTGCCCGGCGGCACGCGTGCGCCACGTACCGAGAGGcctctccggcggcggcggcggcaaatGGTGCGGCGCGGCTGCCGCGGGCGAGAGGGCGCGCGACGTCCCGGGGGTCGCGGACGCGCGCCCGGTGGCTGAAGGGAGGCACGCGGCGGGCGCGAGGGCGCCGCCCCGCGGCGCGCGGAGAGGGAGCGTGGCCGGCGCCGCGGCGCTGATCGTCGGGACCAGCATCGGGTCCGGCATCCTCGCCGTGCCGCAGCGCACCGCGCCCGCG GGCTTCATCCCGAGCGCGGCGTGCATGGTCACGTGCTGGGCGTTCCTGGTGGCCGAGGCCCTCCTCATCGCGGAGATCAACGTCCACCTGCGCCGGAGGCGGGACAAGGACGTtagccacggcggcggcggcggcgggggcctggACCTGGAGGTGATCTCCGTGAAGAGCATGGCGCAGGAGACGCTGGGCGCGTGGGGCGGGcacctggccgccgccgcctaccTGTTCCTGGCCTACACGTCCATGGTCGCCTACGCGTCCAAGTCCGGCGAGGTGCTGTCGCGCCTGGTCGCCGGCGTGCCCGAGCCCGTCTCCGGAGCCGCCTTCACCGCTGCGCTCGcgctgctcgtcgccggcggcggcacgggcGTCACCGACCGGGTGAACCAGGTGCTCACGTTCGCCATGACAG GTTTACTGCTGGCGATTGAGGTGTCAGCAGTGGCGGTCGGCGGTGGCCTGAGCCTGCCACCGAACGCCAACTGGGAGCAGGTCCCGGCGGCGCTGCCCGTGATCATCTTCACGCTGGTCTTCCACGACATGGCACCAG TGATCTGCGCGTACCTGGAAGGGGATCTCGCGAGGATCCGGCTGTCCATACTGCTGGGCAGCCTCGTGCCGCTGGTGTCCCTGCTCGTGTGGGACGACATCGCGCTCGGCCTCGCCACGGACCTCTCCGGGCTTGACATTCTGGACATGCTAAAGACAGA ATGGAGCTACACGGTGGTGGAGACTTTCTCGCTCCTCGCCGTGGGGACGTCGCTGATCGGAACGCTGCTTGGGGCCTCCCAGTTCTTCATCGAGCAGCTGACCAATCTGGCATCTTCACCATCAGCCCAAGAACATGACATTATGAAG GAAAAGATCAACAAAGGCATTGGTGTATTTCGCAAGGAAGATGGATCCGGGCATCCTGGTGCGGTCGCAATTCTGGAGAAGAACAGGCTCAGCTACATCGCTACTGGGATCGTGGTTGTCCCGACCATGGTCATCGCAGCTACTGTCCCGGATTCTTTCTCCATAGCTACCGACATCGCA GGCGGCTACTGCATGACCATCCTGTATGGCGTTCTCCCTCCACTGATGGCTTGGGCCATCGGCTCCAACCTGTCTGGCCCTGGTGCCGGACTCGCAGACGAAGAGCTTCCGAAAGACAGGAGGGGTAAATGGGACATGACGAGTGCAAGTGCAAAGCCTGTTCTGGTCGGGATGGGGGTGTTCTCTGCCCTCATGGTCCTTGAGCAGATGGTTCAGGACTTGCTCAGTTTCAAAGCCGCTCTCGTTCCATAG
- the LOC112872614 gene encoding uncharacterized protein LOC112872614 isoform X2, whose product MQGGIARAALCPKARRATFGCPAARVRHVPRGLSGGGGGKWCGAAAAGERARDVPGVADARPVAEGRHAAGARAPPRGARRGSVAGAAALIVGTSIGSGILAVPQRTAPAGFIPSAACMVTCWAFLVAEALLIAEINVHLRRRRDKDVSHGGGGGGGLDLEVISVKSMAQETLGAWGGHLAAAAYLFLAYTSMVAYASKSGEVLSRLVAGVPEPVSGAAFTAALALLVAGGGTGVTDRVNQVLTFAMTGLLLAIEVSAVAVGGGLSLPPNANWEQVPAALPVIIFTLVFHDMAPVICAYLEGDLARIRLSILLGSLVPLVSLLVWDDIALGLATDLSGLDILDMLKTEWSYTVVETFSLLAVGTSLIGTLLGASQFFIEQLTNLASSPSAQEHDIMKW is encoded by the exons atgcaggggggcatcgcgcgcgcggcgctgtgccCCAAGGCCCGCCGCGCCACGTTCGGCTGCCCGGCGGCACGCGTGCGCCACGTACCGAGAGGcctctccggcggcggcggcggcaaatGGTGCGGCGCGGCTGCCGCGGGCGAGAGGGCGCGCGACGTCCCGGGGGTCGCGGACGCGCGCCCGGTGGCTGAAGGGAGGCACGCGGCGGGCGCGAGGGCGCCGCCCCGCGGCGCGCGGAGAGGGAGCGTGGCCGGCGCCGCGGCGCTGATCGTCGGGACCAGCATCGGGTCCGGCATCCTCGCCGTGCCGCAGCGCACCGCGCCCGCG GGCTTCATCCCGAGCGCGGCGTGCATGGTCACGTGCTGGGCGTTCCTGGTGGCCGAGGCCCTCCTCATCGCGGAGATCAACGTCCACCTGCGCCGGAGGCGGGACAAGGACGTtagccacggcggcggcggcggcgggggcctggACCTGGAGGTGATCTCCGTGAAGAGCATGGCGCAGGAGACGCTGGGCGCGTGGGGCGGGcacctggccgccgccgcctaccTGTTCCTGGCCTACACGTCCATGGTCGCCTACGCGTCCAAGTCCGGCGAGGTGCTGTCGCGCCTGGTCGCCGGCGTGCCCGAGCCCGTCTCCGGAGCCGCCTTCACCGCTGCGCTCGcgctgctcgtcgccggcggcggcacgggcGTCACCGACCGGGTGAACCAGGTGCTCACGTTCGCCATGACAG GTTTACTGCTGGCGATTGAGGTGTCAGCAGTGGCGGTCGGCGGTGGCCTGAGCCTGCCACCGAACGCCAACTGGGAGCAGGTCCCGGCGGCGCTGCCCGTGATCATCTTCACGCTGGTCTTCCACGACATGGCACCAG TGATCTGCGCGTACCTGGAAGGGGATCTCGCGAGGATCCGGCTGTCCATACTGCTGGGCAGCCTCGTGCCGCTGGTGTCCCTGCTCGTGTGGGACGACATCGCGCTCGGCCTCGCCACGGACCTCTCCGGGCTTGACATTCTGGACATGCTAAAGACAGA ATGGAGCTACACGGTGGTGGAGACTTTCTCGCTCCTCGCCGTGGGGACGTCGCTGATCGGAACGCTGCTTGGGGCCTCCCAGTTCTTCATCGAGCAGCTGACCAATCTGGCATCTTCACCATCAGCCCAAGAACATGACATTATGAAG TGGTGA
- the LOC112878001 gene encoding disease resistance protein RPS2-like translates to MELQLAAVLGSLALGGAVLVLFFGKWWQPLADTDWRVKELADAVEALLRQRAEVLGHDPSPSSDPVRAWLRRVQEAQDELASIKERHDGGQLYVVRLVQYLLLPTGPVAGLAEQQLKAVRALREQGAAILEAALATPQAPPPLLCDPEELRDLPAEAGPARAYLNEALRFLGDCDAALGVWGAGGVGKTTVLKLVREVCGRVARFDHVLLVAASRDCTVAKLQREVVSVLGLRDAPTEQAQAAGILSFLRDKSFLLLLDGVWERLDLERVGIPQPLGMANGKVRKVIVASRSEALCADMGCRNKIKMECFNEEDACRLFEANVGGDAIHRHTEILTLARQVAAECKGLPLALVTVGRAMSNKRTPDEWADALDALKASQLSTTPASDKSTHALVKFCYDNLENDTVRECFLTCALWPEDHNITKDELAQSWMGLGLLPDLGGDAVDEAHRFTHSVIAILEAARLLEAGDNHRYNMFPSDTHVRLHDVVRDAALRLAPGKWLVRAGAGLREPPREEALWRGAQRVSLMHNSIEDAPAKAGSALAEAQPASLMLQGNRALPKRMLQAIQHFTKLAYLDLEDTGIQDAFPMEICCLVNLEYLNLSKNRILSLPVELGNLSQLKYFYLRDNYYIQITIPPGLVSRLGKLQVLEVFTASIVSVADDYVSPVIDDLESSGARVASLGIWLDNTRDVERLARLAPGVRARSLHLRKLDGARALPLLSAEHTPVLGGVQESLRELVAYSSDVEEIVADAHVPGLEVIKFGFLTKLRAMAWSHAAASNLREVAMGACHSLTHLTWVQHLPCLESLNLSGCNGLTTLLGGAEDGGSAAAEVVVFPRLRLLALLGLPKLEAVRVEGECAFPELRRLQTRGCPRLKRIPLRPARGQQGTVRIECDKHWWNALQWAGEDAKACFVPVL, encoded by the exons ATGgagctgcagctcgccgccgtgcTCGGCTCGCTCGCCCTCGGCGGCGCGGTGCTGGTTCTCTTCTTCGGCAAGTGGTGGCAGCCGCTGGCCGACACCGACTGGCGCGTCAAGGAGCTGGCCGACGCGGTGGAGGCCCTGCTGCGGCAGCGGGCGGAGGTGCTGGGCCACGAcccgtcgccgtcgtcggaTCCCGTGCGCGCGTGGCTGCGCCGCGTGCAGGAGGCGCAGGACGAGCTGGCGTCCATCAAGGAGCGGCACGACGGCGGGCAGCTCTACGTGGTCCGCCTGGTGCAGTATCTCCTCCTCCCCACGGGCCCCGTCGCGGGGCTGGCCGAGCAGCAGCTCAAGGCGGTGCGCGCGCTGCGGGAGCAGGGCGCGGCGATCCTCGAGGCCGCGCTGGCCACGCCGCaggctccgccgccgctgctctgcGACCCGGAGGAGCTGCGGGACCTCCCCGCGGAGGCGGGGCCCGCGAGGGCCTACCTCAACGAGGCGCTCCGCTTCCTCGGCGACTGCGACGCCGCGCTCGGCGTctggggcgccggcggcgtggGCAAGACCACGGTGCTGAAGCTGGTGCGAGAGGTGTGCGGCCGCGTCGCGCGCTTCGACCACGTCCTGCTCGTCGCGGCCTCCAGGGACTGCACGGTGGCCAAGCTCCAGAGGGAGGTGGTGTCCGTGCTCGGGCTGCGGGACGCGCCCACGGAGCAGGCGCAGGCCGCAGGGATCCTGAGCTTCCTGAGGGACAAGAGCTTCCTGCTCCTGCTGGACGGCGTGTGGGAGCGCCTGGACCTGGAGAGGGTCGGCATCCCGCAGCCGCTCGGCATGGCGAACGGCAAGGTGAGGAAGGTCATAGTGGCGTCGAGGAGCGAGGCGCTGTGCGCCGACATGGGCTGCCGCAACAAGATCAAGATGGAGTGCTTCAACGAGGAGGATGCGTGCAGACTTTTTGAGGCCAACGTTGGCGGGGACGCCATCCATCGCCACACTGAAATCCTCACGCTTGCGAGACAG GTGGCTGCAGAATGCAAGGGCTTGCCTTTGGCCCTCGTCACCGTCGGCCGCGCCATGTCAAATAAGCGCACACCAGATGAGTGGGCTGATGCACTCGACGCCCTCAAGGCGTCCCAGCTTTCGACCACGCCCGCCTCAGACAAGAGCACGCACGCTCTGGTGAAGTTCTGCTACGACAACCTGGAGAACGACACGGTGAGGGAATGCTTCCTGACCTGCGCGCTCTGGCCCGAGGATCACAACATCACCAAGGACGAGCTCGCGCAGAGCTGGATGGGGCTCGGCCTGCTCCCCGACCTCGGCGGCGACGCCGTCGACGAGGCGCACCGGTTCACGCACTCGGTGATCGCCATCCTGGAGGCCGCGCGCCTCCTGGAGGCCGGGGACAACCACCGGTACAACATGTTCCCGTCCGATACGCACGTCAGGCTCCACGACGTCGTGCGCGACGCGGCGCTCCGGTTGGCGCCAGGCAAGTGGCTGGTCCGCGCGGGCGCCGGGCTCAGGGAGCCCCCGCGCGAGGAGGCGCTGTGGCGCGGCGCGCAGCGCGTGTCCCTGATGCACAACAGCATCGAGGACGCGCCGGCGAAGGCGGGCAGCGCCCTCGCGGAGGCGCAGCCGGCGTCGCTGATGCTCCAGGGCAACCGCGCCCTCCCGAAGAGGATGCTCCAGGCGATCCAGCATTTCACGAAGCTCGCGTACCTGGACCTCGAGGACACCGGCATCCAGGACGCCTTCCCCATGGAGATCTGCTGCCTGGTCAACCTGGAGTACCTCAACCTATCCAAGAACAGGATCCTGTCGCTGCCGGTGGAGCTTGGCAACCTGAGCCAGCTCAAGTACTTCTACCTGCGCGACAACTACTACATCCAGATCACGATCCCGCCGGGGCTGGTCTCGCGGCTCGGGAAGCTGCAGGTTCTGGAGGTGTTCACCGCGAGCATCGTCTCCGTGGCGGACGACTACGTCTCGCCGGTCATCGACGACCTCGAGAGcagcggcgcgcgcgtggcgtcGCTCGGCATCTGGCTGGACAACACCCGCGACGTGGAGCGGCTCGCGCGGCTGGCGCCTGGCGTGCGCGCCCGGTCTCTCCACCTGCGCAAGCTGGACGGGGCGCGCGCCCTGCCGCTGCTGTCCGCGGAGCACACGCCCGTGCTGGGCGGCGTGCAGGAGAGCCTGCGGGAGCTGGTGGCCTACTCGTCCGACGTCGAGGAGATCGTGGCCGACGCGCACGTGCCCGGGCTGGAGGTCATCAAGTTTGGCTTCCTCACGAAGCTGCGCGCCATGGCGTGGTCCCACGCCGCCGCGTCCAACCTACGCGAGGTGGCCATGGGCGCGTGCCACTCCCTGACGCACCTGACGTGGGTGCAGCACCTCCCCTGCCTGGAGTCGCTGAACCTCAGCGGGTGCAACGGACTGACGACGCTGCTGGGCGGCGCTGAGGAcggcggcagcgcggcggcggaggtggtcgTGTTCCCGCGGCTGAggctgctggcgctgctgggGCTGCCCAAGCTGGAGGCCGTCCGCGTGGAGGGGGAGTGCGCGTTCCCGGAGCTGCGGCGGCTGCAGACGAGGGGGTGCCCGCGGCTGAAGAGGATCCCGCTGCGGCCGGCGCGCGGGCAGCAGGGCACCGTGCGGATCGAGTGCGACAAGCACTGGTGGAACGCGCTGCAGTGGGCGGGCGAGGACGCCAAGGCCTGCTTCGTCCCAGTGCTCTGA
- the LOC112877429 gene encoding probable mitochondrial import inner membrane translocase subunit TIM21, with the protein MASRTARLLQHRRLLATAAEASARRAPRAPCAGAAVSKDVAKAEASSLKNSRWYMTRSNTSGPLTTHYECRKAFPSFIRPSASYSTKASDQNPKQEGKDLSTTEHPFDDITYNIPEKPVTFTEGASYSLVILAGLGIAALAGYAVFKELIFEPKEYKIFGKALARIQSDSQVTARIGHPITGYGQETRNRAARQRIPNKIWTDEDGVEHVEVNFLIRGPHGAGKVYSEMFKDNSDRTWKFTYLVVEIVSPQHAKTQLMLESYLPA; encoded by the exons ATGGCCTCCCGGACCGCGAGGCTGCTTcagcaccgccgcctcctcgccaccgcggcggaggcgtccgcccgccgcgcgccgcgcgctccctgcgccggcgccgccgtctcCAAG GATGTTGCTAAGGCTGAAG CTTCGTCTTTGAAAAACTCAAGGTGGTACATGACCAGGTCAAACACTTCAGGTCCTTTGACGACTCATTATGAGTGCCGCAAAGCATTTCCTTCTTTCATACGGCCATCTGCATCTTACTCCACAAAAGCTTCAGACCAGAATCCAAAACAG GAGGGAAAAGACTTGTCAACTACAGAACATCCCTTTGATGATATTACCTACAATATACCTGAGAAGCCAGTGACATTTACTGAAGGTGCTTCTTACAGTCTTGTGATACTTGCTGGACTTGGAATTGCAGCTCTGGCTGGATATGCTGTGTTCAAAGAACTTATATTTGAACCAAAAGA GTACAAGATATTTGGGAAAGCTCTAGCAAGAATTCAGAGCGATAGCCAG GTCACAGCAAGAATTGGCCACCCCATTACTGGATATGGCCAGGAAACTAGAAACCGTGCAGCTCGGCAACGAATTCCAAATAAGATTTGGACAGACGAGGATGGTGTTGAACATGTAGAG GTGAACTTTCTCATTCGTGGGCCACATGGAGCAGGAAAGGTGTATTCAGAGATGTTCAAAGATAATTCTGACCGGACATGGAAGTTCACATATCTTGTTGTTGAAATCGTGTCTCCACAACATGCAAAAACACAACTGATGTTAGAATCATACTTACCAGCGTAA
- the LOC112875701 gene encoding uncharacterized protein LOC112875701, with translation MSYDQMLSPLFGAGRSAWRAAGGGDAVTRQILKCTRWQLEETTDFVTCPYHYYCDSSYPGDYSAAVGFLVAAFAAYCFLSTLAFTVLDLVRGNGSAPAAGVRGIKRKYLLPSGPFLLPLVLLALAKGQRINAVFPLAQLGPALLLLLQASALAFRNEADGDVRYAVLEASTVSGVLHASLYLDAVVLPYYTGLEALRWSRFSGECASCLCRMEPLVVGGTAVQYRGLSKTALAIIFALCSRMVCRIYGEERLSAWTRSALEAVGWVFVAADAVYLVGWVAAEGGGVGVAAYSLVAGLVFLSVFGKVYRFLAWVETRQSQWKSSLCHSVV, from the coding sequence ATGTCCTATGATCAGATGCTCTCGCCGCTCTTCGGTGCCGGGCGATCGGCGTGgagagcggccggcggcggcgacgccgtgACGAGGCAGATACTCAAGTGCACGAGATGGCAGCTGGAGGAGACCACCGACTTCGTCACCTGCCCCTACCACTACTACTGCGACAGCTCCTACCCGGGCGACTACTCAGCCGCCGTCGGATTCCtcgtcgccgccttcgccgcGTACTGCTTCCTCTCCACGCTCGCCTTCACCGTCCTCGACCTGGTGCGGGGCAACGGCagcgcgccggcggccggcgtcaGGGGCATCAAGAGGAAGTACCTGCTCCCCTCGGGCCCGTTCCTGCTCCCCCTGGTGCTGCTCGCGCTCGCCAAGGGGCAGCGGATCAACGCCGTGTTCCCGCTCGCGCAGCTCGGCCCGgcattgctgctgctgctgcaggcgTCGGCGCTGGCGTTCCGGAACGAGGCCGACGGCGACGTCCGGTACGCGGTGCTGGAGGCGTCCACGGTGTCCGGGGTGCTGCACGCGAGCCTGTACCTGGACGCCGTCGTGCTGCCGTACTACACGGGGCTGGAGGCGCTCCGGTGGTCGCGCTTCTCCGGGGAGTGCGCGTCGTGCCTGTGCCGGATGGAGCCCCTCGTCGTCGGCGGCACGGCGGTGCAGTACCGGGGCCTGTCCAAGACGGCGCTGGCGATCATCTTCGCGCTTTGCTCGCGGATGGTGTGCCGCATCTACGGCGAGGAGCGGCTGAGCGCGTGGACGCGGTCCGCACTGGAGGCCGTGGGCTGGGTGTTCGTGGCCGCCGACGCGGTGTACCTCGTCGGGTGGGTGGccgcggagggcggcggcgtcggcgtggCGGCCTACAGCCTGGTCGCCGGGCTGGTGTTCCTGAGCGTCTTCGGCAAGGTGTACCGGTTCTTGGCGTGGGTGGAGACGAGGCAGTCGCAGTGGAAATCCAGCCTCTGCCACAGCGTTGTTTGA